Part of the Verrucomicrobiota bacterium genome, ACGTCGGGATGGATTGGATGCCGAAGCGCGCCGCGAGCGCAGGATTGTTGTCCACGTTGACCTTGGCGAGTTTCGCGCGACCGGACTGCTCGGTGGCGATTTCGTCAAGCACCGGCGCGAGCATTTTGCACGGCCCGCACCACTCGGCCCAAAAGTCCACGATGACGGGGAGCGCCGATTTCAGAACTTCTGTTTCGAAGTTCTCCTCATTGACCTCAATTGTCGCATTCATGTTTCGTTTTCGATTAACGTTTGTTTCAATACCCACGGACGTTGCCAATCTGTTGTGCCGCGAACGCGGAAGGCCGGTTTGTTTGCCTTACCGATTGCTGATGTGCGTTCCAAACGGCAAGTCCTTGGACCTTCTCCATCGCGAGCGTTGGGAAAACGAGGTTTGGGTACATCGTTTGCCATGCCAGCGCCTCGGCTTCGTTCAGAGCCAGTCGGACCAATCGTTCCTGCGTTGCCAGCGCGTCGCGGGACTCGGCGAAGATGGCTTCCTTGGCTTTCTTTATCTGCGCGAGAATCTTCTGACATGACGCAAGGCACGCGCTCTTCACGGTGGTTCTGATCTCTGCGTTTGCTCGATATTCATTCGGTTTGTTTGGTTTCATAATGCTCTGGTCTTTCAGTTATATGTAATAGTAACTGTTACATACTTACACAAAAAAAGAGATCGTCAACCAGTTTTTTTCCCAGCGCAGGCAGCGGAGGCTTTCACCGCGCTGATCACACTGGACAGCGTGGTTTTCTCCAAGTCCCGTTCCAAGGCGTTCTGCGCTGATGCAAAAACCTTGTCCAAGGTCTTCCGGATGCAATATCCGACCGGGCAGGCAGCGTTGGGTTTTCGTGACGGAGTAGCGAATGGCTCAACATCCTCCACCGCCCGATAGATTTCAGCCAGATTGATACGCCCCGGCGAGCGACTTAATCGCGAACCTGACCCCGCCCCTTTGCGCGTCTCCACCAGTTTCGCACGCTGCAACGATAGCAGCAGCCGCCGGATGATGACCGGGTTCGTGTTGACACTGCCGGCCAGGAGGGCGGACGTGACCGGGTCGCCCTCCTTGTACGCGAGGACGGCCAGCACGTGCACGGCCATGGCAAAGCGACAACTCGTTCTCATAAACTATAGCCATCAAGTAACCGTAGTTATTACAATTGTCAAGGGTAAATGGCCGTTGAGGCCGACAAAACGTGTGTT contains:
- the trxA gene encoding thioredoxin; its protein translation is MNATIEVNEENFETEVLKSALPVIVDFWAEWCGPCKMLAPVLDEIATEQSGRAKLAKVNVDNNPALAARFGIQSIPTLLYFAGGEVRDQTVGFVAKRVIVSKLEEIAALV
- a CDS encoding Rrf2 family transcriptional regulator — its product is MRTSCRFAMAVHVLAVLAYKEGDPVTSALLAGSVNTNPVIIRRLLLSLQRAKLVETRKGAGSGSRLSRSPGRINLAEIYRAVEDVEPFATPSRKPNAACPVGYCIRKTLDKVFASAQNALERDLEKTTLSSVISAVKASAACAGKKTG